One window from the genome of Thermococcus siculi encodes:
- a CDS encoding DUF835 domain-containing protein yields the protein MDCAIGVLILSLAVMIALTVLTMERRRMLLPLYPEKRRAYDAVVASFILISAGIVAFLVIELWDGTGIDLWRPLGNILIASGLITFAAGWFDLIHGPSRGHAVNHVVEFEGKATGHVSPGLYLCLDHDTEAIRELLTDRAGLVISRYPEDVVRERFGIERIPVFWLTKVEGKNTINPHRLEYLTQLIVSFMGRDKRPKTVLLDGMEYLNIEVGFKTLFRFLTIIKDYAVLNNTIVLVVVGEDTFPEKEWALLRREFPVLGEVRGR from the coding sequence GTGGATTGTGCAATCGGAGTTTTGATACTGAGTCTGGCAGTAATGATCGCACTGACTGTACTCACCATGGAAAGGAGGAGGATGCTTCTCCCCCTGTACCCCGAAAAGAGGAGGGCCTACGACGCGGTGGTGGCCAGCTTTATCCTCATCTCCGCGGGCATCGTGGCGTTTCTGGTGATCGAACTGTGGGACGGGACGGGGATAGATCTGTGGCGCCCGTTGGGGAACATCCTCATAGCCAGCGGCCTGATCACGTTCGCAGCTGGGTGGTTTGACCTCATCCACGGCCCTTCGCGCGGGCACGCAGTCAACCACGTGGTAGAGTTTGAGGGCAAGGCCACGGGGCACGTAAGCCCCGGCCTGTATCTCTGCCTCGACCATGACACCGAAGCCATAAGGGAACTCCTGACCGACAGGGCCGGGCTGGTGATATCCCGCTATCCCGAGGACGTCGTGAGGGAGAGGTTCGGTATCGAGAGGATACCCGTCTTCTGGCTGACCAAGGTCGAGGGCAAAAACACGATTAATCCCCACAGGCTCGAGTACCTGACCCAGTTGATCGTGAGCTTCATGGGGAGGGACAAAAGGCCAAAGACCGTCCTCCTCGACGGTATGGAGTACCTAAACATCGAGGTCGGATTCAAAACCCTCTTCCGGTTTCTGACGATAATAAAGGACTACGCCGTCCTCAACAACACGATAGTTCTCGTGGTGGTCGGGGAGGACACCTTCCCGGAGAAGGAGTGGGCCCTTCTGAGGAGGGAGTTCCCGGTCCTCGGGGAGGTCCGGGGGCGCTGA